A single region of the Phyllostomus discolor isolate MPI-MPIP mPhyDis1 chromosome 14, mPhyDis1.pri.v3, whole genome shotgun sequence genome encodes:
- the LOC114489115 gene encoding late cornified envelope protein 1A-like, whose amino-acid sequence MSCQQNQQQCQPPPKCTPKCPPKCPTPKCPPKCPPKCPPVSSCCSVSSGCGSCCSSGGGGCCGHSSGGGGCCLSHHKPHRSHRLRHRRSDCCSQPSGGSSCCGGGSSCCGGGSSCCGGDSGQSSGGCCC is encoded by the coding sequence ATGTCCTGCCAGCAGAACCAGCAGCAGTGCCAGCCCCCTCCCAAGTGCACCCCCAAGTGCCCTCCCAAGTGCCCCACCCCAAAGTGCCCCCCAAAGTGTCCCCCCAAGTGCCCTCCAGTCTCCTCCTGCTGCAGTGTCAGCTCTGGGTGTGGGAGCTGCTGCAGCTCTGGAGGTGGTGGCTGCTGTGGCCACAGCTCTGGGGGTGGTGGCTGCTGCCTGAGCCACCACAAGCCCCACAGGTCCCATCGCCTCAGACACAGGAGGTCTGACTGCTGCAGCCAGCCCTCTGGGGGCTCCAGCTGCTGTGGAGGTGGCTCTAGCTGCTGTGGAGgtggctccagctgctgtggAGGAGACAGTGGTCAGTCCtctggaggctgctgctgctga